A single Cnuibacter physcomitrellae DNA region contains:
- a CDS encoding ATP-binding protein: MKQGKLRVLLGAAPGVGKTYTMLEEGRRLKAAGRDVVIAVVETHGRAATRAMTLGIETVPRRVVEHRGVELTEMDLDAVLARSPAVALVDELAHTNAPGGRHEKRWRDVDTLLDAGIDVITTVNIQHIESLNDVVQQITGAPQRETVPDAVLRSADQIEVVDLAPQALRDRLSEGLVYPAARIDAALSNYFRLGNLTALRELALLWLADEVDSALQRYRAEHGIGAKWEARERVVVALTGGREGETLLRRGARIAARSAGGALMAVHVVSQDGLRGPDPGALAEQRALVETLGGSYHQIVGDDIPRALVEFARSANATQLVIGVSRRSRLAALLTGPGIGATVIRESGDIDVHIVNHAAAGGRLALPKARGSLTLRRRILGFALALAGGPLLTWLLASFRSDDSITSDVLSYQLLTVVVALVGGIWPALFAAVLSGLTLDYFFVDPLYTITVSEPLHLLALGLYVVIAVLVSIVVDQAARRTRAARRSAAESELVASIAGEVLRGDDPIDALVSRTREAFSLDAVQLTVDGRVVASAGEVPAGGEASADGEAPADRGREGARSDLVPVDDDSVLALHGPPLPSSDRRLLGVIVSQLATALEQADLEERASEVAPLAAADRVRSALLAAVGHDLRRPLAAASAAVSGLRLQGASLSQEDRDELLDTAETGLASLASLLTDLLDVSRVQAGALAVRAEDIDVEDVVPGVLDELDLGPEGVDLDLPASLPAVRADPVLLGRVLVNLLLNALRYSPSGQRVVIAASAFGDTVQLRVVDRGPGIDPDRREDVFLPFQRLGDTDNLTGLGLGLALSKGFVEGMDGTLEVEETPGGGTTMVVTLPVAEHAEMNEGQR, translated from the coding sequence ATGAAGCAGGGCAAGCTCCGGGTGCTGCTGGGAGCGGCACCCGGGGTGGGCAAGACGTACACGATGCTCGAGGAGGGCCGGAGGCTGAAGGCCGCCGGCCGCGACGTCGTCATCGCCGTCGTCGAGACCCACGGCCGCGCCGCCACCCGGGCCATGACCCTCGGGATCGAGACGGTCCCCCGTCGGGTCGTGGAGCATCGTGGGGTCGAGCTCACCGAGATGGACCTCGACGCCGTGCTCGCCCGATCGCCGGCGGTCGCCCTCGTCGACGAGCTGGCGCACACCAACGCGCCGGGCGGCCGGCACGAGAAGCGCTGGCGCGACGTCGACACGCTCCTGGATGCGGGCATCGACGTGATCACGACCGTCAACATCCAGCACATCGAGTCGCTGAACGACGTCGTGCAGCAGATCACCGGCGCACCGCAGCGCGAGACGGTGCCGGATGCGGTGCTGCGTTCCGCTGATCAGATCGAGGTCGTCGACCTCGCCCCCCAGGCCCTCCGCGATCGGCTCTCGGAGGGGCTGGTCTACCCGGCGGCGCGCATCGACGCCGCGCTGTCGAACTACTTCCGGCTCGGCAACCTCACCGCGCTGCGCGAGCTCGCCCTGCTCTGGCTGGCCGACGAGGTCGACTCCGCGCTCCAGCGCTACCGCGCCGAGCACGGCATCGGCGCGAAGTGGGAGGCGCGCGAGAGGGTGGTGGTCGCCCTCACCGGCGGCCGCGAGGGCGAGACCCTCCTCCGCCGCGGCGCACGCATCGCAGCTCGCTCCGCGGGCGGCGCGCTCATGGCGGTGCACGTCGTGAGCCAGGACGGACTGCGCGGCCCCGACCCCGGCGCGCTCGCCGAGCAGCGCGCGCTGGTCGAGACGCTGGGCGGCAGCTACCACCAGATCGTCGGCGACGACATCCCCCGGGCGCTCGTGGAGTTCGCGCGCAGCGCGAACGCGACCCAGCTCGTGATCGGGGTGAGCCGGCGCAGCCGGTTGGCCGCGCTCCTGACGGGTCCCGGCATCGGCGCCACCGTCATCCGCGAGTCCGGCGACATCGACGTCCACATCGTCAACCACGCCGCCGCGGGTGGTCGGCTCGCCCTCCCCAAGGCGCGGGGCTCGCTCACCCTGCGGCGACGCATCCTGGGGTTCGCGCTCGCCCTGGCCGGCGGGCCGCTCCTGACCTGGCTGCTCGCGTCGTTCCGGTCCGACGACTCGATCACCTCGGACGTCCTCAGCTACCAGCTGCTCACCGTCGTCGTCGCTCTGGTCGGCGGCATCTGGCCCGCCCTCTTCGCCGCCGTGCTCAGCGGGCTCACCCTCGACTACTTCTTCGTCGACCCGCTCTACACGATCACGGTGTCCGAGCCGCTCCACCTGCTCGCCCTCGGTCTCTACGTCGTCATCGCCGTGCTGGTGTCGATCGTGGTCGACCAGGCGGCCAGGCGCACCCGCGCGGCGAGGCGCTCGGCGGCGGAGTCGGAGCTCGTCGCGTCGATCGCCGGCGAGGTGCTGCGTGGCGACGATCCGATCGACGCGCTCGTGAGCAGGACGCGCGAGGCCTTCTCCCTGGACGCGGTGCAGCTCACCGTCGACGGGCGCGTCGTGGCGAGCGCCGGAGAGGTGCCCGCCGGCGGAGAGGCGTCCGCCGACGGAGAGGCGCCCGCCGACCGAGGCCGGGAGGGCGCACGCAGCGACCTCGTGCCGGTCGACGACGACTCGGTGCTGGCGCTCCACGGTCCGCCGCTGCCCTCGAGCGACCGACGCCTGCTCGGCGTGATCGTCAGCCAGCTCGCGACGGCCCTCGAGCAGGCCGACCTCGAGGAGCGAGCGAGCGAGGTCGCCCCGCTCGCCGCCGCCGACCGGGTCCGCAGCGCCCTGCTCGCCGCCGTCGGCCACGACCTCCGCCGACCGCTCGCGGCGGCCTCCGCGGCCGTCTCCGGGCTGCGCCTGCAGGGCGCTTCACTGTCGCAGGAGGACCGCGACGAGCTCCTCGACACGGCCGAGACGGGACTGGCCTCGCTGGCCTCGCTGCTCACCGACCTCCTCGACGTCAGTCGCGTCCAAGCCGGTGCCCTCGCGGTCCGCGCCGAGGACATCGACGTCGAGGACGTGGTGCCCGGCGTCCTCGACGAGCTCGACCTCGGCCCGGAGGGGGTCGACCTCGACCTCCCGGCCTCGCTGCCCGCGGTCCGCGCCGATCCGGTCCTTCTGGGTCGTGTGCTGGTGAACCTGCTGCTGAACGCCCTGCGCTACTCCCCGTCCGGCCAGCGGGTCGTCATCGCCGCCTCGGCGTTCGGCGACACGGTGCAGCTGCGTGTCGTCGATCGGGGTCCGGGCATCGACCCCGATCGTCGCGAGGACGTCTTCCTGCCCTTCCAGCGCCTCGGCGACACCGACAACCTCACCGGTCTCGGGCTGGGCCTGGCGCTGTCGAAGGGCTTCGTGGAGGGCATGGACGGCACGCTCGAGGTCGAGGAGACCCCTGGCGGGGGGACGACGATGGTGGTGACGCTCCCGGTCGCGGAGCACGCCGAGATGAACGAGGGACAGCGATGA
- the kdpF gene encoding K(+)-transporting ATPase subunit F has protein sequence MIVLETIAAVLGVAAVAYLVVALVKPERF, from the coding sequence GTGATCGTCCTCGAGACAATCGCCGCCGTGCTCGGCGTCGCCGCAGTGGCCTATCTCGTGGTGGCCCTCGTGAAGCCCGAGAGGTTCTAG
- the kdpA gene encoding potassium-transporting ATPase subunit KdpA, which produces MEIWLAVAQFATLALVLAVLYRPLGDYMAHTFTSPKHLRAERGLYRVIGVAGDSEQTWGAYLRGVLAFSFVGVILVYGLQRLQAVLPYSLGMPAIPEGLSFNTAISFVTNTNWQSYSPDVTMGYAVQMAGLAVQNFVSAAVGIAVAVALIRGLARRSTGTIGNFWVDLTRAVVRILLPLSIIAAIALVIGGVVQNLNGFTDVTTLTGGTQAIPGGPVASQEAIKELGTNGGGFFNANSSHPFENPSGWTNLFEIVLMLAIPFALPRTFGTMVGDKRQGYAILAAMGAIFVISFAALTTFELVGAGSAPMAAGGAMEGKEQRFGIVGSTLFATTSTITSTGAVNSMHDSFTSLGGMMTMFNMMLGEIAPGGVGSGLYGMLILAIITVFIAGLLVGRTPEYLGKKIGPREIKLASLYILTTPTLVLVGTALSFAIPAIREDVESTSIWNPGLHGFSEVLYAFTSASNNNGSAFAGLTANTPWLNAALGCCMLLGRFIPIVFVLALAGSFAAQGKVPATAGTLPTHRPQFVGLLVGVVVIVVALTYFPVLALGPLAEGLS; this is translated from the coding sequence GTGGAGATCTGGCTCGCCGTCGCGCAGTTCGCGACGCTCGCACTCGTCCTGGCCGTGCTGTACCGCCCCCTCGGCGACTACATGGCCCACACCTTCACCTCGCCCAAGCACCTCCGTGCCGAACGCGGCCTCTACCGGGTCATCGGCGTCGCCGGCGACTCCGAGCAGACCTGGGGCGCCTACCTCCGCGGTGTGCTCGCGTTCTCCTTCGTCGGGGTGATCCTCGTCTACGGGCTCCAGCGCCTGCAGGCGGTGCTGCCCTACTCGCTGGGGATGCCCGCCATCCCCGAGGGTCTGTCGTTCAACACGGCCATCTCGTTCGTGACCAACACGAACTGGCAGTCGTACTCGCCCGACGTGACGATGGGCTACGCCGTGCAGATGGCCGGCCTCGCCGTGCAGAACTTCGTCTCGGCGGCGGTCGGCATCGCCGTGGCGGTCGCCCTCATCCGCGGCCTCGCCCGGCGCTCGACCGGGACCATCGGGAACTTCTGGGTCGACCTCACCCGGGCCGTCGTCCGCATCCTGCTCCCGCTCTCGATCATCGCGGCGATCGCCCTCGTCATCGGCGGCGTCGTGCAGAACCTCAACGGCTTCACCGACGTGACGACCCTCACCGGGGGCACGCAGGCCATCCCCGGCGGACCGGTCGCCAGCCAGGAGGCCATCAAGGAGCTGGGCACGAACGGCGGCGGGTTCTTCAACGCCAACTCGTCGCATCCGTTCGAGAACCCGAGCGGGTGGACGAACCTCTTCGAGATCGTGCTCATGCTCGCGATCCCGTTCGCCCTGCCCCGCACGTTCGGCACCATGGTGGGCGACAAGCGCCAGGGATACGCCATCCTCGCCGCGATGGGGGCGATCTTCGTGATCTCGTTCGCCGCCCTCACGACGTTCGAGCTCGTCGGGGCCGGTTCCGCGCCGATGGCCGCCGGAGGTGCGATGGAGGGCAAGGAGCAGCGCTTCGGGATCGTCGGGTCGACGCTCTTCGCCACCACCTCGACGATCACGTCGACCGGCGCCGTGAACTCGATGCACGACAGCTTCACCTCGCTCGGCGGCATGATGACGATGTTCAACATGATGCTCGGCGAGATCGCGCCGGGAGGCGTGGGATCGGGTCTGTACGGGATGCTGATCCTCGCGATCATCACGGTGTTCATCGCCGGACTCCTCGTGGGCCGCACGCCCGAGTACCTCGGGAAGAAGATCGGCCCGCGCGAGATCAAGCTCGCGAGCCTCTATATCCTCACCACGCCCACGCTCGTGCTGGTGGGCACCGCCCTCAGCTTCGCCATCCCGGCGATCCGCGAGGACGTGGAGAGCACGTCGATCTGGAACCCCGGCCTCCACGGGTTCTCCGAGGTGCTCTACGCCTTCACCTCCGCGTCGAACAACAACGGATCGGCGTTCGCCGGCCTCACCGCGAACACCCCGTGGCTGAACGCCGCACTGGGCTGCTGCATGCTGCTCGGCCGGTTCATCCCGATCGTGTTCGTGCTCGCCCTCGCCGGATCGTTCGCGGCACAGGGCAAGGTCCCGGCCACCGCGGGAACGCTGCCGACCCACCGCCCGCAGTTCGTGGGCCTCCTCGTGGGCGTCGTCGTCATCGTCGTCGCCCTCACCTACTTCCCCGTGCTCGCGCTCGGGCCGCTCGCCGAAGGGCTCTCCTGA
- a CDS encoding glycoside hydrolase family 76 protein: MTADWGARADALQGALTSSFASRLVRGRYRRLARPRLLGAHGFDYWWIANLVEARLDGVERGADALAPSAAAAFEYARRRSRGLVVNYFDDMGWMALAALRLGRLDDAVLLWNEIVGSAWNDTHGASACWRRQQPSYKNAPTNGLLALLSLRLHAATGVERYLQRGHDALMWLESTLRLPSGVLVDGIDRTGDGVIDAGWVFSYNQGLYVGALVEQFDRTGDRTRLEEAARTASAYLAEAAPDGVIRGEEARPGPGGGDAGLFKGVFVRYVTRLVLRMTESPERERLRSWIESSTEAMWSSLRRPGLLAVDTWEPRPAPDPTRRRVPTFLSTQLSAVIAAESRALLSGSAGPA; this comes from the coding sequence GTGACCGCCGACTGGGGTGCCCGGGCGGATGCCCTCCAGGGCGCCCTGACGTCGTCGTTCGCCTCCCGCCTGGTGCGAGGACGCTACCGTCGGCTCGCCCGACCGCGACTGCTCGGCGCCCACGGCTTCGACTACTGGTGGATCGCCAACCTCGTCGAAGCGCGACTGGACGGCGTCGAGCGCGGTGCCGACGCGCTCGCGCCCTCCGCGGCCGCGGCGTTCGAGTACGCGCGCCGCCGCTCACGCGGCCTGGTGGTCAACTACTTCGACGACATGGGCTGGATGGCCCTGGCCGCCCTCCGCCTCGGCAGGCTCGACGACGCCGTGCTGCTGTGGAACGAGATCGTGGGCTCGGCGTGGAACGACACGCACGGGGCGAGCGCGTGCTGGCGCCGGCAGCAGCCGTCGTACAAGAACGCCCCCACGAACGGACTCCTCGCGCTGCTGTCGCTGCGGCTCCACGCCGCGACGGGCGTCGAAAGGTACCTCCAGAGAGGCCACGACGCCCTCATGTGGCTCGAGTCGACTCTGAGGCTCCCTTCTGGCGTCCTCGTCGACGGGATCGACCGCACAGGCGACGGCGTGATCGACGCCGGATGGGTGTTCTCGTACAACCAGGGGCTGTACGTCGGCGCCCTGGTGGAGCAGTTCGACCGCACGGGCGACCGGACACGCCTCGAAGAGGCGGCGCGGACCGCCTCCGCCTACCTCGCGGAGGCGGCGCCGGACGGCGTGATCCGCGGCGAGGAGGCGCGGCCCGGACCGGGCGGCGGCGACGCCGGCCTGTTCAAGGGGGTCTTCGTGCGCTACGTCACCCGACTGGTGCTGCGGATGACGGAGAGCCCCGAGCGGGAGCGGCTCCGGTCCTGGATCGAGTCGTCCACGGAGGCGATGTGGTCCTCGCTGCGACGGCCGGGGCTCCTCGCCGTCGACACCTGGGAGCCCCGCCCTGCGCCCGATCCGACACGGCGCCGCGTCCCGACCTTCCTCTCGACCCAGCTGTCCGCCGTGATCGCCGCCGAGTCCCGTGCCCTGCTCAGCGGGAGCGCTGGGCCCGCCTGA
- the kdpB gene encoding potassium-transporting ATPase subunit KdpB, whose protein sequence is MTAVTSPAAVRGDSPRAGSRAFSPAQLWKGLPGAFRKLDPREMWHNPVMFLVEVGAALTTVIAIAQPFLPAETGAGSVSLAFTWAIAVWLWLTVLFANLAESVAEGRGKAQAATLRATRTSTMANRVDAYDGTADAAAEHVTTSPVASADLRLGDVVVVTAGELIPGDGDIVWGIASVDESAITGESAPVVRESGGDRSAVTGGTRVLSDRIVVRITSKPGETFVDRMIRLVEGASRQRTPNEIALNILLASLSIVFVIVVLTLGPIAGYSEATPSIAVLVALLVCLIPTTIGALLSAIGIAGMDRLVQRNVLAMSGRAVEAAGDVTTLLMDKTGTITYGNRRASEFLAVDGSAITDLRRAAALSSLSDPTPEGKSIVDLAADQGFASPATLDAVVVPFTAQTRMSGVDFPDGTMIRKGAGSAVLAWIEEEGPLPSTLLAEVEAETERIGSLGGTPLVVAERGPGRTPSILGVVYLKDVVKPGIAERFAEMRAMGIRTVMITGDNPLTAAAIAKEAGVDDYLAEATPEDKLALITKEQEGGRLVAMTGDGTNDAPALAQADVGVAMNTGTSAAKEAGNMVDLDSDPTKLIDIVAIGKQLLITRGALTTFSIANDVAKYFAIIPAMFAAVFPGLGLLNIMQLHSPASAILSAVIFNALVIVALIPLALRGVRYRPMSASRILNRNILIYGLGGVIVPFLGIKVIDLVVSLIPGF, encoded by the coding sequence ATGACCGCCGTCACCTCCCCCGCCGCCGTGCGCGGCGACTCCCCCCGCGCCGGATCGCGGGCGTTCAGCCCCGCGCAGCTCTGGAAGGGGCTGCCCGGCGCGTTCCGCAAGCTCGATCCCCGCGAGATGTGGCACAACCCCGTCATGTTCCTCGTCGAGGTGGGGGCCGCCCTCACCACGGTGATCGCGATCGCGCAGCCGTTCCTGCCCGCCGAGACCGGGGCGGGATCCGTGTCCCTCGCGTTCACCTGGGCCATCGCGGTCTGGCTGTGGCTCACCGTCCTGTTCGCCAACCTCGCCGAGTCGGTGGCCGAGGGCCGCGGCAAGGCGCAGGCGGCCACGCTCCGCGCCACCCGGACCAGCACGATGGCGAACCGCGTGGACGCCTACGACGGGACCGCGGATGCGGCGGCCGAGCACGTCACGACCTCTCCGGTCGCGAGCGCCGACCTCCGCCTGGGCGACGTCGTCGTGGTCACCGCCGGCGAGCTGATCCCGGGCGACGGCGACATCGTGTGGGGCATCGCGAGCGTCGACGAGTCGGCCATCACGGGCGAGTCCGCCCCCGTGGTGCGAGAGTCGGGCGGGGACCGCAGCGCGGTCACCGGCGGCACCCGGGTGCTCAGCGACCGGATCGTGGTGCGCATCACCTCGAAGCCCGGCGAGACCTTCGTCGACCGGATGATCCGGCTGGTCGAAGGCGCCTCGCGGCAGCGCACCCCCAACGAGATCGCGCTCAACATCCTGCTGGCGAGCCTGTCGATCGTGTTCGTGATCGTCGTGCTCACGCTCGGCCCGATCGCCGGTTACTCGGAGGCGACCCCCTCCATCGCGGTCCTCGTCGCCCTCCTGGTCTGCCTCATCCCGACCACCATCGGCGCCCTGCTCTCCGCCATCGGGATCGCCGGCATGGACCGGCTCGTGCAGCGGAACGTCCTGGCGATGTCGGGCCGCGCCGTCGAGGCGGCGGGCGACGTGACCACCCTCCTCATGGACAAGACGGGGACGATCACCTACGGCAACCGCCGCGCGTCGGAGTTCCTCGCGGTCGACGGATCCGCGATCACCGACCTCCGCCGCGCGGCCGCGCTCTCGTCGCTCAGCGATCCGACACCCGAGGGCAAGTCGATCGTCGACCTGGCCGCGGACCAGGGGTTCGCCTCCCCGGCGACGCTCGACGCCGTCGTGGTGCCGTTCACCGCGCAGACCCGCATGAGCGGGGTCGACTTCCCCGACGGCACGATGATCCGCAAGGGCGCCGGCTCCGCCGTGCTGGCGTGGATCGAGGAGGAGGGGCCACTGCCCTCGACGCTTCTCGCCGAGGTGGAGGCCGAGACCGAGCGCATCGGCTCGCTCGGCGGCACCCCGCTCGTCGTCGCGGAACGCGGCCCGGGACGCACCCCCTCGATCCTCGGCGTCGTCTACCTCAAGGACGTCGTGAAGCCCGGCATCGCCGAGCGCTTCGCCGAGATGCGGGCCATGGGCATCCGCACCGTCATGATCACGGGTGACAACCCGCTCACGGCGGCGGCCATCGCGAAGGAGGCCGGCGTCGACGACTACCTCGCCGAGGCGACCCCCGAGGACAAGCTCGCGCTCATCACCAAGGAGCAAGAGGGCGGACGGCTGGTCGCGATGACGGGCGACGGGACGAACGACGCCCCCGCGCTGGCGCAGGCGGACGTCGGCGTGGCGATGAACACGGGCACGTCGGCGGCGAAGGAGGCCGGCAACATGGTCGACCTCGACTCCGACCCGACCAAGCTCATCGACATCGTGGCGATCGGCAAGCAGCTGCTCATCACCCGCGGCGCGCTCACCACCTTCTCGATCGCGAACGACGTGGCGAAGTACTTCGCGATCATCCCCGCGATGTTCGCGGCGGTGTTCCCGGGGCTGGGGCTCCTCAACATCATGCAGCTGCACTCCCCCGCGTCCGCGATCCTCTCGGCCGTGATCTTCAACGCGCTCGTCATCGTCGCACTGATCCCGCTCGCGCTCCGCGGCGTGAGGTACCGGCCGATGTCGGCGTCGCGCATCCTCAACCGCAACATCCTGATCTACGGCCTCGGCGGGGTGATCGTGCCGTTCCTCGGCATCAAGGTCATCGACCTCGTCGTCAGCCTCATCCCGGGCTTCTGA
- the kdpC gene encoding potassium-transporting ATPase subunit KdpC — translation MASTRGIARPYWVALRFMIAATVVLGVAYPLAVLGIGQLVAPAQANGSMVSVDGEPVGSALLGQSFTDADGNALPEWFQSRPSAAGDGYDAAASSGSNYGPENPDLIAAIEERKAAIAAEDGVDPADIPADALTASASGLDPHISPDYALLQVSRVAEARGLEESRVRDLVDRFTQQPDLGYLGEPTVDVLQLNIALSQLS, via the coding sequence ATGGCTTCCACACGCGGCATCGCCCGGCCCTACTGGGTGGCGCTCCGCTTCATGATCGCCGCCACCGTCGTGCTCGGCGTGGCCTATCCGCTCGCCGTGCTGGGCATCGGCCAGCTCGTCGCGCCCGCGCAGGCGAACGGCAGCATGGTCTCCGTCGACGGCGAGCCCGTGGGCTCGGCGCTCCTCGGCCAGTCGTTCACCGACGCCGACGGCAACGCCCTCCCCGAGTGGTTCCAGTCGCGACCCTCCGCCGCCGGCGACGGATACGACGCCGCCGCCTCCTCCGGCAGCAACTACGGGCCGGAGAACCCCGACCTGATCGCGGCGATCGAGGAGCGCAAGGCGGCCATCGCCGCCGAGGACGGCGTCGATCCGGCGGACATCCCCGCCGATGCGCTCACCGCCTCCGCGTCGGGTCTCGATCCGCACATCAGCCCCGATTACGCTCTTCTCCAGGTCTCTCGCGTCGCCGAGGCGCGCGGCCTCGAGGAGTCCCGTGTGCGCGATCTGGTCGATCGGTTCACCCAGCAGCCCGACCTGGGCTACCTGGGCGAGCCCACCGTCGACGTCCTCCAGCTCAACATCGCGCTCTCCCAGCTGTCCTGA
- a CDS encoding uracil-DNA glycosylase family protein, producing MSAIEDLRAEVSAHPDNAWARERGYEPLVVASPEARILLISQAPGRRAQESGIPFDDPSGRLLRSWLGMTDEEFYDPTKLAIVPMDFYYPGKARSGDLPPRRGFADLWHPRVLELLSDVRLTVLVGSYAQRRYLPGGFTTLTDAVRAAPDHDPLFPIVHPSPLAGVWRRRNPWFEEEIVPLLAERVRSALA from the coding sequence ATGTCGGCGATCGAGGACCTGCGTGCCGAGGTCTCCGCGCATCCCGACAACGCCTGGGCCCGCGAGCGCGGCTACGAGCCGCTCGTCGTCGCCTCGCCGGAGGCGCGGATCCTGCTCATCAGCCAGGCGCCGGGGCGTCGTGCCCAGGAGTCGGGCATCCCCTTCGACGACCCGAGCGGCCGACTCCTCCGGTCCTGGCTGGGCATGACGGACGAGGAGTTCTACGACCCGACGAAGCTCGCCATCGTGCCGATGGACTTCTACTACCCGGGCAAGGCCAGGAGCGGCGACCTCCCTCCGCGCCGCGGCTTCGCGGATCTCTGGCATCCGCGCGTGCTGGAGCTGCTGTCGGACGTGCGCCTGACCGTGCTCGTCGGCTCCTACGCCCAGCGCCGCTACCTGCCCGGCGGCTTCACGACGCTCACCGACGCGGTCCGCGCCGCCCCGGACCACGATCCGCTGTTCCCGATCGTCCACCCCTCTCCCCTCGCCGGGGTCTGGCGGCGGCGCAACCCGTGGTTCGAGGAGGAGATCGTGCCGCTCCTCGCCGAACGCGTGCGGTCGGCGCTGGCCTGA